GAGCGAGTTCTCATCCATCAGCAGCCACCTCCCTTCCGTCGCGATTCTGCCTGCTCCGCTCCGCGGCGCGACCACGCTCGTGCCGCGGAGCGGCCGCGCCGCGGATCATCGCGGCGCCAATAATCACAGCGGGGTCACATACGCCGACGAGATGCCGCCGTCGACGAGGAAGGTGGACGCCGTGATGAAGCTCGCGTCGTCGCTCGCGAGGAACGCGACGGCGGCGGCGAGCTCCTCCGGCTCGGCGAAGCGGCCGATCGGCACATGCACGAGGCGGCGCGCGGCGCGCTCCGGGTCCTTCGCGAAGAGCTCCTTGAGCAGGGGCGTGTTGACGGGCCCCGGGCACAGGGCGTTGACGCGGATGCCCTGGCGCGCGAACTGCACGCCGAGCTCGCGCGTCATGGCGAGCACGCCGCCCTTCGACGCCGTGTAGGAGATCTGCGACGTGGCCGACCCCATGACGGCGACGAACGACGCCGTGTTGATGATGGACCCCTTGCCCGCGGGCACCATGTGGCGGAGGGCCGCGCGCGAGCACAGGTAGACGCTCGTGAGGTTGACGCGCTGCACGCGGTCCCACGCGTCGAGGTCGGTCGTCTCGATCGAGTCGTCGTCGGCGGGCGAGATGCCCGCGTTGTTGAAGGCGATGTCGACGGAGCCGAGCTCGGATGCCGCGGTGTCGAAGAGCGCGTCGACCTGCGCCCTCTCGGCGACGTCGACCGGCACGAAGAGGCCGCCCACGGCATCCGCGGCCGCCTGGCCCGTGGTGGGGTCGAGGTCGCCGATGACGACCTTCGCGCCCTCGGCGGCGAAGCGCTTCGCCGTGGCGAGGCCGATGCCGCTCGCGCCGCCCGTGATGACGGCGACGCGGCCGGCGAGGCGTTGGGTGAGGTCGATCATGCGGTGCTCCCTGTGTAGAAGAAGACGTTCTTGGTCTCGGTGAAGGCGAGCGGAGCATCCGGACCGAGCTCGCGGCCGAGCCCGGATGCCTTGAAGCCGCCGAAGGGCGTCGTGTAGCGCACCGAGGAGTGCGAGTTCACGCTGATGGTGCCCGACTCGACGCCCCGGGCCACGCGGATGCCGCGGGCGAGGTCGTTCGTCCAGATCGAGCCGGAGAGGCCGTAGATCGAGTCGTTCGCGAGGGCGATCGCGTCGGCCTCGTCGTCGAACGGCAGCACCGTGACGACGGGCCCGAACACCTCGTCGCTCGCGATGCGCGCCGCGCGGTCGGCGAGCACGACGGTCGGCGCGAACCACCAGCCGGGCCCCTCGGGCGCGCTGCCGCGGAACGCGACGTCGACGGAGTCGTCGAGGAAGGATGCGACGTGGTCGCGGTGGGCGGCCGACACGAGGGGCCCCATCTCCGTCGCCTCGTCACCCGGCGCCCCCACCCGGAACGCCTTCACAGCGGGCTCGAGCAGCTCGAGGAAGCGGTCGAGCACGCTGCGCTCGACGAGCAGGCGGCTGCGGGCGCAGCAGTCCTGGCCGGCGTTGTCGAAGACGGAGCCCGGCGCGGTGGCCGCGGCGCGCTCGAGATCGGCATCCGCGAACACGATGTTGGCGCTCTTGCCGCCGAGCTCGAGCGTCGAGGGCTTGAGGCGCTCGGCGCAGCCCGCGGCGACGCGCGCGCCCACCTCGGTCGAGCCCGTGAAGACGACCTTGCCGACGTGCGGGTGCGTCACGAACCGCTCTCCCACGACCGAGCCGCGGCCCGGCAGCACCTGGAACAGCCCCTCCGGCAGCCCCGACTCGAGCGCGAGCTCGCCGAGGCGGATGGCGGTGAGCGGCGTCCAGTCGGCGGGCTTGAGCAGCACGGCGTTGCCCGCCGCGAGCGCGGGCGCGAAGCCCCACGATGCGATCGTCATGGGGAAGTTCCACGGCACGATGACCCCGATGACGCCGATGGGCTCGTGGAAGGTCACATCGAGCCCGCCCGCGACGGGGATCTGCTGCCCGATGAGGCGCTCGGGCGCCCCCGCGTAGTAGTTCAGGACGTCGCGCACGTGGCCCGCCTCCCAGCGGGCCGAGGAGATCGGATGCCCCGAGTTGCGCACCTCGAGCAGGGCGAGCTCCTCGACGTGGTCGTCGACGACCGCGGCGAAGCGCCGCAGGGCCGCCGCCCGGTCGGCGGGGGCGAGCGCCGCCCATCCCCGCTGGGCCGCCCGGGCGCGCTCGACGGCCTCCTCGACCTCCTCGAGGCTCGTGTGCCGCACCTCGCCGATGACCTGCTCGGTCGCCGGGTCGATGAGCGTCGTGCTGCTCATGCCGCTCCTCTCGTCGCTCGATACTGGCGGGCCGCCTCGACGAGTCCGGCGAACAGGCGCGCGTCCTCGACGGCGTCCTCCTCCGGGTGCCACTGCACGGCGACGCCGAACGGGTGGTCGGGCAGCTCGACGGCCTGAACCACGCCGTCGTCGCTGCGCGCCGTGACGACGAGGCCATCGCCGAGCTCGTCGACCGCCTGGTGGTGGTAGCTCTTGACGCCGATCGTCTCCTCGCGCACGAGCTCGGCGAGCCTCGAGCCCGCATCGATGCCGACCTCGTTGACCGTGAACACGCCCCCGCCCGCGTTGTAGCGGTTCGAGCCCACGACATCCGGCAGGTGCTGGATGAGGCTGCCGCCGCGCGTCACGTTGAGCACCTGGAGCCCTCGGCAGATGCCGAGGAACGGCACGCCCTGCGCGATCGCGCCCGACAGCAGCGCGTCCTCCCACGCGTCGCGGTCGCGCCGCGGCTCGTCGGTCGTCGGATGCGGCTCCTGGCCGTAGCGCGCGGGGTCCACATCCTTGCCGCCCGTGATGATGAGGCCGTCGAGCGTGCCGAGCACGGTGAGCGCGATCTGCGGGTCGACCGGCTGCGGTGGCAGCAGCACGGGGATGCCGCCCGCGCGGTACACGGCCTCGAAGTAGACCTTGGGCAGGAACGCGGCCTGCACGTCCCACACGCCCTGCTGGGCCCGCTCGAGGTAGGTCGTGAGGCCGACGACGGGTCGCTCAGAACCGCTCAAAGTTGCGCACCCTCTCCCAGTCGGTGACGGCCGATTCGAACGCGGCGAGCTCGACGCGCGCGTTGTTGAGGTAGTGGTCGACGACGTCGTCGCCGAAGGCCTCGCGCGCCACGGCGGATGCCGAGAACAGCTCGGCGGCCTCGCGCAGCGTCGAGGGCACGCGCGGCGCCCCCGAGGTGTAGGCGTTCCCCGCGAGGAGCGGTTCGAGCTCGAGCTCGTTCTCGATGCCGTGCAGGCCGCCCGCGATGATCGCGGCGACCGCGAGGTAGGGGTTCACGTCGCCGCCCGGCACGCGGTTCTCGACGCGCAGCGAGCGACCGTGCCCGACGACGCGCAGGGCGCACGTGCGGTTGTCGAGACCCCACGCGACGGCGGTCGGCGCGAAGCTGCCCTCGGCGTAGCGCTTGTACGAGTTGATCGTCGGCGCCGAGAAGAGCGTGAGCTCGCGCATCGTCGCGAGGATGCCCGCGATCCAGTGCTCCATGAGGGGCGAGAAGCCGTGCTCGCCGTCGCCCGCCATGACGGGCGTGCCGTCGGCGGCGTCGACCACCGAGAGGTGGATATGGCACGAGTTGCCCTCGCGCTCGTTGAACTTCGCCATGAACGTGAGCGACTTGCCGTGGGCGTCGGCGATCTCCTTCGCGCCGTTCTTGTAGATCGTGTGGTTGTCGCACGTCGCGAGGGCCTCGGTGTAGCGGAAGGCGATCTCCTGCTGCCCGAGGTTGCACTCGCCCTTGACGCCCTCGCAGTAGAGTCCCGCGCCCTCCATGCCGAGGCGGATGTCGCGCAGCAGGGGCTCCATCCGTGTGGACGCGAGCAGCGCGTAGTCGATGTTGTAGTCGGATGCGGGGGTCAGGTCGCGATAGCCCTTCGCCCAGGCCTCGCGGTAGGAGTCGTCGAACACGATGAACTCGAGCTCGGTGCCGACGAGCGCCGTGAGCCCGCGCTCGGCGAGGCGCTCGAGCTGCGCCTGCAGCACGGCGCGGGGGCTCTGCACGATGGGCGTGCCGTCGAGGTTCTCGAGCGACGCCATGACGAGTGCCGTGCCGGGAAGCCACGGGATGCGGCGCAGCGTGTCGAAGTCGGGCTTCAGCACCATGTCGCCGTAGCCCGTCTGCCAGCTCGAGAGGCGGTAGCCGTCGACCGTGTTCATCTCGACGTCGACGGCGAGGAGGTAGTTGCACGCCTCCGCGCCGTGCTCCGCGATCTCCTCGAGGAAGAGGCGGCTGCCCACGCGCTTGCCGACGAGACGGCCCTGCATGTCGGGGAAGGCGACGATGACGGTGTCGACCTCGCCCGCCGCGATGAGGGCCTCCAGCTCGCCGAGCTCGAGGTTTCCGGAGCGAACCGCCATGACTCTCCCCTCGTCGGATCGGCCCTCGACCCGACCATTACACCCTAGGTGTCGCCGCCCGTTTCCAGCGAGGCGTCACGAGATGTTTACGCCCAAAGGTAGACATCAGGTACCAAACAGCGCCATCCTCTTCCCCAAGCGTGGACGCCGGAGTCCCGACGCGTCCATACCCCCACTGCGGAAGGACCCCCATGGCAGAGCAGAAGAAGGTGGGCGGCGTCACCTACACGAGCGCCGGATCCGAGTACTTCGAGAAGCGCAAGCTCAAGCGAGCGGCCGGGGTGTGGGGCCTGTGGGGCCTCGCGGTCGCGGCCGTCATCTCGGGCGACTTCTCGGGCTGGAACTTCGGCATCGACTTCGCAGGCTTCGGCGGCATGCTCATCGCCTTCGTGATCCTCGTGGCGATGTACTACGGGCTCATCTTCTCGATCGGCGAGATGTCGTCGGCGATGCCGCACACGGGCGGCGCCTACTCGTTCGCGCGAAGTGCCATGGGTCCGTGGGGAGGCCTCATCACGGGTCTCGCCGAGACGATCGAGTA
The Protaetiibacter sp. SSC-01 genome window above contains:
- a CDS encoding 3-oxoacyl-ACP reductase, translated to MIDLTQRLAGRVAVITGGASGIGLATAKRFAAEGAKVVIGDLDPTTGQAAADAVGGLFVPVDVAERAQVDALFDTAASELGSVDIAFNNAGISPADDDSIETTDLDAWDRVQRVNLTSVYLCSRAALRHMVPAGKGSIINTASFVAVMGSATSQISYTASKGGVLAMTRELGVQFARQGIRVNALCPGPVNTPLLKELFAKDPERAARRLVHVPIGRFAEPEELAAAVAFLASDDASFITASTFLVDGGISSAYVTPL
- a CDS encoding aldehyde dehydrogenase translates to MSSTTLIDPATEQVIGEVRHTSLEEVEEAVERARAAQRGWAALAPADRAAALRRFAAVVDDHVEELALLEVRNSGHPISSARWEAGHVRDVLNYYAGAPERLIGQQIPVAGGLDVTFHEPIGVIGVIVPWNFPMTIASWGFAPALAAGNAVLLKPADWTPLTAIRLGELALESGLPEGLFQVLPGRGSVVGERFVTHPHVGKVVFTGSTEVGARVAAGCAERLKPSTLELGGKSANIVFADADLERAAATAPGSVFDNAGQDCCARSRLLVERSVLDRFLELLEPAVKAFRVGAPGDEATEMGPLVSAAHRDHVASFLDDSVDVAFRGSAPEGPGWWFAPTVVLADRAARIASDEVFGPVVTVLPFDDEADAIALANDSIYGLSGSIWTNDLARGIRVARGVESGTISVNSHSSVRYTTPFGGFKASGLGRELGPDAPLAFTETKNVFFYTGSTA
- a CDS encoding gamma-glutamyl-gamma-aminobutyrate hydrolase family protein: MSGSERPVVGLTTYLERAQQGVWDVQAAFLPKVYFEAVYRAGGIPVLLPPQPVDPQIALTVLGTLDGLIITGGKDVDPARYGQEPHPTTDEPRRDRDAWEDALLSGAIAQGVPFLGICRGLQVLNVTRGGSLIQHLPDVVGSNRYNAGGGVFTVNEVGIDAGSRLAELVREETIGVKSYHHQAVDELGDGLVVTARSDDGVVQAVELPDHPFGVAVQWHPEEDAVEDARLFAGLVEAARQYRATRGAA
- a CDS encoding glutamine synthetase family protein produces the protein MAVRSGNLELGELEALIAAGEVDTVIVAFPDMQGRLVGKRVGSRLFLEEIAEHGAEACNYLLAVDVEMNTVDGYRLSSWQTGYGDMVLKPDFDTLRRIPWLPGTALVMASLENLDGTPIVQSPRAVLQAQLERLAERGLTALVGTELEFIVFDDSYREAWAKGYRDLTPASDYNIDYALLASTRMEPLLRDIRLGMEGAGLYCEGVKGECNLGQQEIAFRYTEALATCDNHTIYKNGAKEIADAHGKSLTFMAKFNEREGNSCHIHLSVVDAADGTPVMAGDGEHGFSPLMEHWIAGILATMRELTLFSAPTINSYKRYAEGSFAPTAVAWGLDNRTCALRVVGHGRSLRVENRVPGGDVNPYLAVAAIIAGGLHGIENELELEPLLAGNAYTSGAPRVPSTLREAAELFSASAVAREAFGDDVVDHYLNNARVELAAFESAVTDWERVRNFERF